A region of the Epinephelus fuscoguttatus linkage group LG13, E.fuscoguttatus.final_Chr_v1 genome:
CCCAGCCCCAATTTAATATCATTAAGTTAAAAAAGGTACATGACAGAGATATCAAGCTTTTCTAAGCAGACAGAAGCAGCCTGGCCTTGTGTTTTCAAAGGGAATGCTTCAATGCCCCAGGTTACCTGAACTAACCACTGTGCAGTATGCACATGGTTTAGTTTCTCCTGACCACAGGTGAACATTGCTGCCACATTTGCAAGATGCAGACACCCTCAAAACAGCCTCAGAAACCTCCACAGAGTAAAATCAACACATCTATCACAACTTAAATAAAACTCAAATATTACCAGCTTCCACTGTTATTCCCCCTTTTGGTCCCAAACACTTACCCCAAAAACCAATGCAAAGTTGACCTCCAAATTAGTGTCTCTTTTTCTAACTAACTAACCATTGTTTTCTAATATTCATACATCAGACATTTTTAAATTGCAATTAACTTCCAAATAAATGCTCATCTTAAATAAATGCTGTTAACAACGACTGAAAACAATACTCATACACTGTCatgatgtttgttgttgtgtgaaacttttgacgagtgccatctattggctttatgccaacataaaggacacgtggaagtatgagggcagtggcGTTCACAATCTTTGAAATGGACCtatctatttttgtatgtaaaggGAGTATCAATGAGCCCTAAGGCTGCATGGGCAAGCATGTTTGCATCAGCTGATGAGGCTGTGCTGTAATCTCTGAGTTTGCACTGTTTTGTTTCAATGGGTGTCACTGGTTAAGAATGGAAGAGAAACAACCAGTTCCAGTTGCAGCCACCCCTTACTACGCAAACAGACTTCTGTTACCTATTTGCATTCTCGTGACAGCAGGTAAACTACCGAGAAACCAGCCGTGAGCCTAATTCACCAAGACAATCTTCTCGTTTGAAACAAGGGCTTTGGTTTCACCCAAATGCTACTTATCATCAAAGACAATAATCCACCTGATCCCCATAGATTTCACATTCCTCGGAGTTAGACGTCATGTGATAACAGTAGCCATCCTTCAGTTTCCATCTAGCTGGCCCATAAAGACAGACTGAAACAAAACTAGCATGATTACATCCACGTTAACCTCTACAGACCCAGTAATGTAAACCAGTCCAGTAATAAACTCATCTTTATAATTTTAACTCGGGTATGCACAGCATTTTAAAGCCAAGgtaataacatttaaagatgtTGGGGAAATGGGCTTAAGATTGTAAGAGTGACTGAAATGTGGGCAATttcctgctgttgctgctgccggGTGATTAAAATTCCCCTGGAACCTCAAAATCAGTTCTTAAAACTTATTACGGGGACATTCCACAAGACTTTTCAgctgagtgacagagagagatggaggaaaaagagagataGTGAGAGGAGTGAGAGTGAGCTCTTAATGAAATCAATAAGCTCTTAGTGAAGGAAAAGTACTACTGCGCTATACTTCTCACGTCAACAAGGAAACCACCATCTCTTCTTCATGAGTTCATTTAAAGTTAGCTTTGAAAATAGcttgtaaaacaaaattaaatattgCCCGTAATGTTTTGTCTCATCTGTAGAATGAAACTATTTATTTCTATTATATTTgcagcctccctctctcttcggTCTCTGATTAAATAATCATACAACCTCCGCCTTGTTTCCTGcttttcaacaacaaatgtgCTGAGAGAGTGTGTACGGTGAACTGTGCACCCAGCAGAAATTGTGCCCTGTAAGGCAGACAGACAGTCGGGGTTTAAGCAAGGAGTCAGGCTAGGTAAAATGTCGAATCACTGCAGCCACTTGATGAAGACAAGAGACGTCACATCCAGCTGAGCCCTGCACTGTGTCccacagacagaggacagacagacagactgtggCAGCCTGGCAACTGCCTGCTGGCTAGCTGGGAAAACAATAACACTTTTCTTTCCTCACAGCTGCCACAGCAACCAGTGAAATCATCCAGCTTTAAACAGACTCTGAATGCTGAGTTGgtctacaaacacacatgtaacaGATACACATGATTTAACACTAGTAAAATCTGATTACAACCaatcaaataaacaaagaagTGACAAAAGTGAGGAAATTGAATCTCTTACCCATCCTCCTCTCCATCCACAGCCTTGAGACCAGCTGATGCAGTTAAGGCACTGGCGGCAGCGGCGTTGACCTCGGTTTCTTGACCCTGGCCAGTGCTGGATCCAGATCCAGCCTCTCCTCCAGACAGCTTGGGCAGCCCCAACAAAGCCGACTGGTGCTGGAAGAGCAGCCGCTGGGCATCCTGCAGCTGAGTGGTGGTGAAGGTGGGCAGACTAGCGTAGAGGGCACTGGCCTGGGCAGCATGAGCCAGGGCCAGGGCGCTGCTGTGGTCCTGGGACATGCTGACACAAGACAGTTGGCTCTGTGGAACACCCTGCTGGGGCATCCTACCACTGTTCCCAGCGTTGTGGGCTTGGGGCTGGGTCTGGGGAGCGCTCGGAGGGTTTGGAGGAGGCACACTTGGTGCAGACACTTGGCTCTGGTGGACTGTTGTGGGCAGCTGGGTGCCCAGGCCGGGGTTTTGGATTTGTGTTGGGAGTGACTGTGGCTTCTGCTGCTGGCAGTCCAGATGGCCTGGGTGGCTCTGAGGCTGCTGGCCAAGACCTGGTGCTCCAGCATGAGGGGGCATACTGGAGGTGGCGGACTGAAGGGAGGAGGGCTGCTGGGCCTGTGAGTGAAGGAGTGCCTGTGACTGCTGCGGGCCTCCCATCATCTGACATGCTCCATTAGCTGACCCCGAGGGAGCTGATCCAGCTTGGTTGGGCAGAGATTGAGAAGCTGCAGCCTGGGGGATACCTTGGTGTGGGTGGGTGTACTCGGGTGGCCTCACCTGCGCTTGGGCAGCTTGGGGGGTAGCAGATTGTTGCTGTGGCATGGTGGCATAGccgacctgctgctgctgaacacCCACTAAGCCCTGTGTGGAGCCTGAGGATTGATTAGCAACTGCCTGGGCGTAAGTGAGCTGCTGCTGGGGTACAGCCTGCGTAGGGAGTCCAGTGGCAGTCTGATGACCTGGCATGGGAGCAGGCTGATGAATGCTAGTGGGAGCCGTGGGGGCCACAGTAGTCTTCAAATGTGAATGGGTAATATCCTGGGGGTGCATGTGAGGTTGGGACACTCCCATGCTTAAGCCACTGGGGAGGATTCCTTGAAAGCCCTGAGGAGGGGAGGCGTAATCCTGGGCATGCTGGGGGACTGGGGGTCCCCCAGCCTCTCCACTGCACACACTCTCAGTATAATGGCTCAATGTACTCATAGTGCTACTCACAGAACTACCACTTGTGCTTTCCCTCTCTGAGGCCCCAGCAAAGCTCTCAGAGACAAACTGACGCATGCTGAGAGACCCAGTATCAGATGCAgcagagctgggagcagaagccGGGGTCTCCTTGTCATAGAATTCAGTGCATGTCCATCTGCCCTTCTTAAAGGGTTCAGAGCTAGAGTCCAGCTTCACCACCCTGAAGCGGGAACTGGTGGTAGCCACTGCAGGGGCTGGAGTTGGGGCAGGAGCAGATGGGACAGAGGCTGTGGCCACAGCTGTGACAGGGGCACTCACAGGCGGGGGCACAGCAGACCCAACTCTTCCCTGGATCCCACCAGAGAGTCCAATCCCTCCAGAggcactgacagcagcagcagtagttgTAGTAGTCATAGCGATATTGGAGTTGATGTTTTGGGGTTGCTggatcatgctgacattagtgGTGGTTATAAGGTTACCCCCAGCTGcaacaccaccacctccactccCCCCACCGCCGCTTATCACATTGAGAGGAAAGCCACCACTGCTACTGCTAACACTCGTGCTGATCCCCCCTCTCACAGGCACGTTGGCAGAGCTCAACATATTCACATTACTAACAGTGCTGGTCTGGGGATTAACTATGCTAACTGTAGTGCCCGTAGCAGAGCTGTGCATTCCAGGGACAGATCCCGGGGCCACAACCCCCACGGGCTGAGCAACAATACTTGGAGGGGCAGCCTGGGAAACATTCTCTTGAAGGACCCCCATGTTAGAAGGCATTTTCTGGGTGACACAAGGTAAAGCTCCAGAAGTGAGGGCAGATGGGGTGCTCCCAGGCCCAGAGGACAGAGAGTAGACCTGGGCATGGTTAGGATGATTTGGATGTTGATGGTGCACAGTCCCATTCACCATGGTCCCACCATGCTGCTGAGCCTGGTTCAGGGCATGGGGGTGTGAAGGCTGGTTGGGGGAGACAGCTCCAGGGGTCTCTGCATCATGGAAATTATTCAGCGTCTCCTCCGAGgagctcctctctgctcccaCTATGTCATTAGCCCGGGAGAGGGACACATCCAGGATTTCTGAAGAAGAGAGATCCTCTGTGTGGGACTCATCCAGGTCATCATAGCTCTCTGTGTCTTCTGCAATACTGTTGTTGGTACTCACAGATATTTGTGCTGGAGTCACACTTGTGATCTGGAAGCCACTCTTCTTCTTTATCTGAGCTCCAGTCGACTGTGTGGGCTGGGGCTGCAGATTCAGGCTGTGGGGTGGGATGTGATGGGGACCCGGGGAGGATGAACCAGCAGGAGGTTGGCACTGAATCAACAGGGAGGGCTGATAATCATCG
Encoded here:
- the LOC125899644 gene encoding TSC22 domain family protein 1-like isoform X1, which translates into the protein MHHPDPAGDSGSVRKMAHPAVFHRRGSNTGSGSGSALSAPANPVVNNSHVPADDYQPSLLIQCQPPAGSSSPGPHHIPPHSLNLQPQPTQSTGAQIKKKSGFQITSVTPAQISVSTNNSIAEDTESYDDLDESHTEDLSSSEILDVSLSRANDIVGAERSSSEETLNNFHDAETPGAVSPNQPSHPHALNQAQQHGGTMVNGTVHHQHPNHPNHAQVYSLSSGPGSTPSALTSGALPCVTQKMPSNMGVLQENVSQAAPPSIVAQPVGVVAPGSVPGMHSSATGTTVSIVNPQTSTVSNVNMLSSANVPVRGGISTSVSSSSGGFPLNVISGGGGSGGGGVAAGGNLITTTNVSMIQQPQNINSNIAMTTTTTAAAVSASGGIGLSGGIQGRVGSAVPPPVSAPVTAVATASVPSAPAPTPAPAVATTSSRFRVVKLDSSSEPFKKGRWTCTEFYDKETPASAPSSAASDTGSLSMRQFVSESFAGASERESTSGSSVSSTMSTLSHYTESVCSGEAGGPPVPQHAQDYASPPQGFQGILPSGLSMGVSQPHMHPQDITHSHLKTTVAPTAPTSIHQPAPMPGHQTATGLPTQAVPQQQLTYAQAVANQSSGSTQGLVGVQQQQVGYATMPQQQSATPQAAQAQVRPPEYTHPHQGIPQAAASQSLPNQAGSAPSGSANGACQMMGGPQQSQALLHSQAQQPSSLQSATSSMPPHAGAPGLGQQPQSHPGHLDCQQQKPQSLPTQIQNPGLGTQLPTTVHQSQVSAPSVPPPNPPSAPQTQPQAHNAGNSGRMPQQGVPQSQLSCVSMSQDHSSALALAHAAQASALYASLPTFTTTQLQDAQRLLFQHQSALLGLPKLSGGEAGSGSSTGQGQETEVNAAAASALTASAGLKAVDGEEDGSSGASVVAIDNKIEQAMDLVKSHLMYAVREEVEVLKEQIKELIDRNSQLEQENTLLKTLASPEQMAQFQAQVQTGSPPAPPTAATPGPPSAAALAQPTSHSSGPSA